The sequence below is a genomic window from Pectinophora gossypiella chromosome 13, ilPecGoss1.1, whole genome shotgun sequence.
TGTACCCAGCTGTAAAAGGCGATGAATTTCCACCAGGTATTAttaccattgtttttttaattaacagcAAGACACATTTTAGGCTGTACCTTGGTAGACTAAATATTATATggtttacatttacataaacttacgtctatttctcaccggtgtaagcagagactatggaattccatttgcttcgaccctgacatacttctcttgctttctccaatATCATCGTTTCATAAATGGTTccagtttagagtagatcgtactaatcCTATTCTAAGAACATATCCAATTAAATTAACTATTATGTGTTAAGCTGAACTATTTGCAACAAGGTACATAAAACATTTTGTGTAAGCGTGCGAAGTAAATCCGAACTGATGGTCGTAGAATATTAAACAACAATGTTGCACAGTAGATATTTGTCAGTATATAGAAGCGTTGAAAACATTTAACGAATTCTTGTACGAAATCCaaaaattatgttaataaatgtttaactgctagaaaatatttcaaacgTTTCAAATATTTTGCAACAACAGTGCTGCTACAATCAAGAATAACGACAAAATATTACAGGTATGAATGGTGCACCAGTTTACTTAAAGCCGGACATCACAAATCCTTTAAGATCATTGATCTTGCAAGGATGGAGAGACCATGCCTTCAATGCATTTGTCAGTAATGTCATGCCGCTGAACCGTACTCTACCCGACCCGAGGGATAATTGGTGAGTTTATGGTGaagatacatacaaacatacatacataaactcacgcctatttcccaccgggataagcagagactacagaattccattcgatcctgacacacttctcttgcctcctccacactcatcaatcgcttcatacacgcacgccggttcagagtagatagttATAGATTTAAAGGTAGTTAACTTTAAACGTGTAAAAAATGCTATTTGATGAACATCACCTCTCTAGTGTTCCACATATTCACGGATATGTTTATCTAACCTTAAGATAAGTTTTTATAAAGCGACTAATTTCTGATATTCAAACGTGTTCTTAATATTTTAGGTgtaaaacacaaaattattcGACCGATTTGCCGCAAGCCTCAGTAGTTATATGTTTCCACAACGAAGCTTGGTCTACGTTAATGAGGACTATACATTCTGTATTAAACCGCAGCCCAGCACAATTGATAAAGGAAATCATTCTCGTCGATGACAACTCCAAAATGGGTGAGTGTTTAATCATTACtacactttttttaaatatcccaTTTTTTCGTTCTTCCTCGTTTATGGAGTCAGGGTCATTATTCAATCACTAGAGGCTCTCGAACTTGGCGCATGTAACatctacatatttattatagtaGACAGTAGCAGGGACTATCTGAACAGCACTTTTAAAGCAATCCAGCCCATAATGCTCTAAGAAAATCAATACTGAGCAATCTTACGACAATGTCGAAGTCAAGTCCTAAGCCAAATGCTTCAAGAGCCATgtgactgtatttttttttgtacatttttcaGATCATCTCAAACAACAATTAGATTCTTACGTGGAGACACATGGCAAAGTGGTGATTTTGCGAGCGAGGGAACGCATGGGGTTGATAAGAGCCAGGATGATGGGGTTAAGACATACGAAAGCTTCAGTTGCAGTCTTCCTTGATAGCCATTGTGAATGCGCTGAAGGTAAATTGTcaatacgaaaaaaaatatttctacattattttttttgtcttcaAATACAAcagtattaaaatatatttgtgaagcataaaaacaaaactgttttctttttaaattacagGATGGCTAGAACCACTACTAGACAGAATAGTAAAAGATCCAACAACAGTTGTGAGTCCAATCGTGGACAGCATCAGCGATATGACCTTTGAGTACATGATTCAGGGGGTTGATGATATTCAAAAAGGTGGCTTcaattgggaattgaaattcACATGGGAACCATTACCGCGGAAGGTATTGATCGAACGTAAATTTTCAGCTGCTCCACTAAAAACTCCCACAATATCAGGAGGGCTTTTTGCAATAGACAAGAATTTTTTTAAGAAACTCGGATACTACGATGATGGGTTTGATTTCTGGGGATCAGATAATTTGGAGTTGTCTTTTAAGACGTGGATGTGTGGTGGAAGTTTAGAAATAGTACCATGTTCTCATGTTGGCCATGTTTTTAGAAAGAGATTTCCCTATGTGATTGAAAAAATGGCGGCTAGAAGAAACGCTATGCGACTAGCAAAGGTAAGAATGAAAAAACAGGTACCTACAAAATGGAAGTAATTTGGTCATTTCCCATAGAAAATATCATTTAAGTACAAACATTTTAGAATCAAATTACCTCTTCATTCTTTGTTCGAACTAAACCAGCCCAGTCTCATGAAACCAATCAGCCGAGTAgactaaaaaaaacacaaaaagtgtAAAATCGTTTGCAGGCCAGATATTAAGAGGGCGACCTTCCACCTAACCCCTATAAAAAAGGTGTAAGTATAATCTAAAACACTTTCTTTATCTTAGGTGTGGATGGATGATTACGCCAAATATTTCTACGAGAGGATTGGGTTTGATACGATGGATATTGGTGACGTAACAGGGAGAATGCAGTTGAGGAAACAATTGAAATGCAAATCATTTGATTGGTATTTAAAGAATGTCTACCCTGAACTGGAAATACCAAACGAATACGTTGCAAGTGGCAAAGTAAGTATGCAactaaacatttttgtattataggtaggtactcccATTTTTTAGCATAGGGTAAAGAATTATGCTCGTACTACATATAAAATGGTAACTTTCCGCCCGTAAATTCGTATGACCTTTccttaagccgctaaggagtaagaaggAGAGCGCGCGGGttgtgtctcgctcacacttacgctttatgcggcacacggtaagaatataatttttgtatagagtgtcccGGGTGTGTCTTTAGAAAATTAAAGTCACTTATGCAGGGTGTttatagtggaattttccttcgcaaaagtatgaaactgaaaataattaaaaagtcaCTAAAATttgcatgaattttgcgatttaaaattccacttattatcaatattaggacttaatatcaagtggaattttccatcgcaattgaaaataattaacaaaaaacatgaatttgcgacggaaaattccatttgatatcaactcagaatcatggtctgagtgtttgttacgatgtcaataacatcctgtataggccTTGAATTTGAATGGGTATTATGATATTCTACCTCGTGATGTTTTTGTAACAAATAATGCCCCATAAGCAATTGTGTATTTCCTATTAGTTATTCAGAAGCagcatttattttctttcatatCGATAACGGCCCATATGTCAGTAATTATTGATGTGGTACTTATTTAATTGTCACCTTTTTATCAGATATTCGGCTTGAGTGGTGATCTATTGTGTTTGGACGCGTCGGGTAATATACTTAAACCTCATGTTGATCTTCAACCATGCCATTTAAAAGGCGGTAACCAGGTAAGTCCTCTCTTAGAAGCAGGTTATAATGTGTAGGTGAGGCCCTTTTaactcaggacgtccaccaccaccttatgatcatttcgaccaCCATATGACGCACATCCATTTTGCtctttgtaattatttagtgaacattttaaatgatgttattgtctttttttatgtgtggcgtccttttataataaactatttctattctttttttattctatattatataatattattattctaggTTGAAACTGAAATATAACTCTTTCTTCTTCCTTTCAATAGATATTTTCCTACAATGAAAAATACAATACTCAAAGTATGGAGTACATAGTTTTATTTAGGTATCTGATttttggccaataatccgacagaattaagttgacagcatacgtcaaacaCGTTGtttatcagcgagatgcctattctaTTCCGCGGGTTAATAATTCATTCACTCGTTCATTTTAAAGTtaatagttgtcaatcatccgtctctttccatttcggcgcataagaaaatgacggaaaagcttaaaataaaattaagagatgtctgaaaaaaatattcttattcgTCATACTAGTAGCACATTGTCTGAttactacataaacataaagcaTTCTGATGCTATTCAATATTCAGTTATGTATtggtaaacataatatattattcatattataccaatataatatacttaatggaTTAAACTGTgaatataaaagcaatattatatTCACAGTTTAATCCTTTGTTTTTACTGACTGCTACCAAAAATATCTTTCTAATCACTTAATACGCCTACTTAAACTTTTTTTCAGTATTGGGCGTACACTAAAGATGGCGAAATTCGAAGAAATAATCTATGTTTGTCAGATTTCGACGACACAATTGGAATAGATTTATGCTTTGGTCGTCAAATGGCTCAAGTCTGGGTATACAACAGAAACgtgagttttaaaaatataatctttGTCATGTTTTCATCTATAAGACACTAAACACACTATTGAGCGGAAACAACATCCCATctggggataaaaggattagaaaaaGGAAAATTGGGGGGAAAGGACACAAATTACAGAATAAAAacacagaaaggcacaacatgCAGCCTTATTGCTCGTGCAGCAAATTCAATATAGGTATTCAAAAATCAAATTTCAATATACACATTTCTTTACAGACAAAAAATATCGTCAACATGAGTACGCAAAAATGTCTCGCTGCCAAGGTGTCGGACAAAGGGTCGTATCTTACGACAGAGATATGCAATAAGGGACATCGGCAGATGTGGGGCATGGATAATTTTAAAGTAGATAGATTAGCGCCAGAGTTGCAGGTCTTCGCGAAGAGAGAAATTTAGTCTCAGCTGCAGGAAACCCTTGACAGTTCAtacaaaaatcgcattcttatagtaagaaacgacaagaagaagaagtaagctGCCTAACGTGCAAGTGCGAACTAGACAGATATTCCGCGCGCTttcctttactccttagcgggttacggctatttaagactcagacggggtgaggtcggcgtccGGTACAAAttagtgcggggcagagagttaccattctattcGTAGTAGGTATTATGAAAGGAAGCTTGTTAATGGGTTTCAGATATaattaagttagtatgtaacaTTGTTAAtttagataaatagataaacaaaatattttattgagcacaatggacacaagttACTAGGTTGTTAAAAGATAGCTTTAGTTGTAAACTCtccaaagaaataaaaatacttaataaaaaaaaaaatctacagcTGCGTGATACGGATCACCGACATAATATACAAAGCAGCGTAGGTATATGAAATCGACATTAATGCACGCGAGACGATGTCGTCTGAAACTAATAGTTTCATATTTTCTTTAACGAGAAACATCTTAAGAGTACATCGTTGACGGTTCGGTGATCAtcggtgaaaggtgatgaaagGTGACCGTTTGAATAGCCGGTCACTAGGAGAGTAGAGGTGACTCAGAGAACGTTCTGGAGgcggtaattatttttatttgtgaatttgaTTGAATGCGTCCATAAAAACTCCCACTTTCCACCCGAGACGAAGCCAGTCTATGAATTGCGCTAAAGTGAATTTCTCATTTTTGTTGAAGAAGAAGTAATCTGTACATTCCTAGAGTAAAATAATGTCTCTATTTTTATACGAACTTTATTCACCGATTCATTACTTAAGCCTTGTGCATTATGTTTacgagtaagtacctatttcatttAGATTCAATTATATTTTCTGTGAGATAAATCAATTATCTAAGTGCTTATTTCTACTTTAGAACATTTTGTACTAAggtcatttaatttattacataactTCTGTATACTCTGTGGTACGTATTTTAGTATGAACCCTTTTCCTTTCCCCGCTGTCCCCTAACCACAGAAAGGTTCACGTTAAACTCCACGAGCATTATTGTGGTTTTCAATATAAGAACgttttactgaaaaaaaaaatcctcgAAGTTTTGACAAaactgtttaattattttgcgttTTGAATGGACCAGTCTTCTTTGGTGCAAGTACTTGTTGGGATGCTAACTAACTACTTAATTAAGATTCTGTTTCCTAGCTTAGAATctcaaaaaacaaatatttatatttcagtaccataaataattatattgttgtaTTTTTAAGCACTTCAGccaacaatgtataaataatatattttttagatttcGCTACAATGTGAAGATATTCAGCTgaaatgacaaaattaaagcaTTAAGCTATCTCATTCATTTAACGTTATTATCTTTAACACAAACTCGAATTAATTTTACTCTGCGTCGTAATTGCTGTTTGTTATAATGATAAATACACCAATTAGCCGCAAGACACGGGTTGGTCCGCCAGCGCCATTTTGTTCTTAAGGTAAGAATGACAAATTTCCTTTAACGACTTTTTCTAGCTCCCAACTCGTTTCCATAGCTAAGTAATATGAAGAGAGAGGGGACACGTCAAACCGGCTACTTGATTAATGTTCAAGAGACAAAGACGCTGGGCTTCATAGAGGTAGAATATAATGTTAcctaccagcgaggtacctggCGGTAACGGCAAGAGGCGAGGACAAAACAGAAGAATACTTTTTTAACTGTATaaaaagcaaatagaattcaTGAGTTCAGATtaatacgagagaagaagaatagaagAAAATACCAATTGTGGAATGGAATGTTGTCTTAAACTggtgacttgtggctctgccaccCCAATAGAcattactatgtatattataatgtctatgtatattataatgattTCTAACGTTCGCTATTCGAACAACATTAATATTgaaattgttgttgtttgtcGTAAGGATAATTTGACCACAGAGAACATAAATTATACCCTTGTTGTATGGCATTTCATTGATGACAAATTACACTAAGcatgtagtaagtaggtactgtgACGTGTATTATTATAGCCCGTGATATAGTTTATGGtagttttatttgaattttgtttgtatgaggataaaaacaagaagctcaaatgtaggtggcagcactgttggaGTGTTCCAAAATGTtgtcaaaattttaaaattcatgATAAATTGCCATAAAATGTAGAGCAATGTGGAGTGCATCCCATCTGAAGGATGCGTTACGAAATAGAAAAGTAGCCATCAGTTATAAAAAGGCAGttatgattgaaaataagtttttctaagttttccttCCCTCAGAtctttgaagaataaatataacactattattttgcagttaaaaactgcgcaaagggttatagaataaaaatataatcaaaataagtttgtttactcaaatagtatgggaaaCTGAAAAAATTTAAAGACACTCAACAAAGTACTTTTATATCCTTTTTCTTTGAGAAGTCGTTGTTTTTGCGGACAGATTGAGGATGACGATGCACGAAAGtggactaatattttttttttctatttgggCTCTTGTCCGTCAGACCACCAGAAGAAGTTTGCTCCTTAATTTTATCTTACTATATCTATCTATTCTCATTAAAAATTAATACTACGTGATTCGTACCTGTGTTTCAATCCACTGAAAACCCCCAAACTCATAATAAAATCTAACAAGTAAATTCTTATACGCAAAATTACATACGCTGCAGTATTTAGCCTAGCTAGTTGCTTTTAGATCTGAATATTtaggttaataaataatattcataattgttttatttcataattgaCCCAAAAATGGTAGGTATATTTGATTCGATTAAGATTTGAAACTTGaaaattataggtacctaattcatGCGTTATAACATCACAAATTTTACCTTCatgattatacatatatttggAAAATCACGAAATTCTATTCGCTATACGACCCTGACGCACCTTTTGGCTTCTTCCATTCCAAGTATTTATactctgttgtttttttttctttgaaatcAACTTCAATTAGAACTGACTGTCGGCTCGTAAATATGTTTCGTATCCGCTCACATTTTACTCGCTCTGCATATTAGACCCATCTTGGCCTGCAATTTACCATCTATACGattttttacagtttttttcGAAAATCGAGTGACTagagtctcatttttttatattagagaAAGCAGTACAAGTAAATAATcactcattcaacgcttatcgctatcgatccactagtgtctattaaatctttcaaatataatcctctcagccgaagttcgcgcccaactgggtaggcatgtcttaaattttatgccgAGTGAGAGCTATCAGTGCTCCctattagtccggccaagtatttaactatttgcggcaaatctactaaaaGTCAcctgaaaaaaaataacatgtaaCTACTATTTTTTATAGTGTTGGACGGAATAAATAAACAATGCCCCACAAACTGTGAAGAAGCCAAAACGTGGTGGTAAGTAAAAACCTGGCAATTTATTAAAAGGAAAGCTTTTTATTAGCGGCTTAACTTAATTTTGGCATAAAGTAAAATGTTACGATGGTGGTctgaaatatttacaaagatttctccgttattattattttacgtatTGTATGGATTTgaaggttttatttattttctttagtaattaataaacgtAACAATAGTTGACAAATACTTAAAGCTAAATGCAATAAATGTTCTTAAACTTAACAATACTCCCTTTTACCATTTAAAGTAACGATGGCAAGCGTATGTCTCGTATTTATGTTTCAGCGAGTCATATCTTTACAAAGAATGCGCTCTCTTTGCTATTAGATCGGTAGTTACATAAAA
It includes:
- the LOC126371901 gene encoding putative polypeptide N-acetylgalactosaminyltransferase 9 isoform X1, whose amino-acid sequence is MFIAWRFLSPIHFSVKDLYPAVKGDEFPPGMNGAPVYLKPDITNPLRSLILQGWRDHAFNAFVSNVMPLNRTLPDPRDNWCKTQNYSTDLPQASVVICFHNEAWSTLMRTIHSVLNRSPAQLIKEIILVDDNSKMDHLKQQLDSYVETHGKVVILRARERMGLIRARMMGLRHTKASVAVFLDSHCECAEGWLEPLLDRIVKDPTTVVSPIVDSISDMTFEYMIQGVDDIQKGGFNWELKFTWEPLPRKVLIERKFSAAPLKTPTISGGLFAIDKNFFKKLGYYDDGFDFWGSDNLELSFKTWMCGGSLEIVPCSHVGHVFRKRFPYVIEKMAARRNAMRLAKVWMDDYAKYFYERIGFDTMDIGDVTGRMQLRKQLKCKSFDWYLKNVYPELEIPNEYVASGKIFGLSGDLLCLDASGNILKPHVDLQPCHLKGGNQYWAYTKDGEIRRNNLCLSDFDDTIGIDLCFGRQMAQVWVYNRNTKNIVNMSTQKCLAAKVSDKGSYLTTEICNKGHRQMWGMDNFKVDRLAPELQVFAKREI
- the LOC126371901 gene encoding putative polypeptide N-acetylgalactosaminyltransferase 9 isoform X2; translated protein: MNGAPVYLKPDITNPLRSLILQGWRDHAFNAFVSNVMPLNRTLPDPRDNWCKTQNYSTDLPQASVVICFHNEAWSTLMRTIHSVLNRSPAQLIKEIILVDDNSKMDHLKQQLDSYVETHGKVVILRARERMGLIRARMMGLRHTKASVAVFLDSHCECAEGWLEPLLDRIVKDPTTVVSPIVDSISDMTFEYMIQGVDDIQKGGFNWELKFTWEPLPRKVLIERKFSAAPLKTPTISGGLFAIDKNFFKKLGYYDDGFDFWGSDNLELSFKTWMCGGSLEIVPCSHVGHVFRKRFPYVIEKMAARRNAMRLAKVWMDDYAKYFYERIGFDTMDIGDVTGRMQLRKQLKCKSFDWYLKNVYPELEIPNEYVASGKIFGLSGDLLCLDASGNILKPHVDLQPCHLKGGNQYWAYTKDGEIRRNNLCLSDFDDTIGIDLCFGRQMAQVWVYNRNTKNIVNMSTQKCLAAKVSDKGSYLTTEICNKGHRQMWGMDNFKVDRLAPELQVFAKREI